Genomic window (Flavobacteriales bacterium):
AACCTTGCGGGCATCAGCTTCAGCCCGGAGGAGATCGCTGCGGAAGTGGCCCGCCACATCCCCGGCTTCCAGATGAACTATGCCCCGGATGAGCGACAGACCTACGCGGACTCTTGGCCGCGCAGCATCGATGACAGCGCCGCCCGCCATGACTGGGGCTGGAAGCCGGAGTTCGACCTCAAGGCCATGGTGGATGACATGATGGCCAATCTGCGCAGGAAGTTGGGATCCTCCTGAGCTGCTCTTGGCGCAACCCTACTGTGCTGTTTCCCGTATCGCACGGGCGTTCCCTTATCAGGGTGTTCCCCATGCGGTCCTTTAAACCATCAATTCCCGTGATCTTCGGCCTGATCCTGCTTTTTGCCGGGCAGGTCGTGGCGGCGCAAGTGAACACAAGCTCTGCACCGGACACCCTGAACAGGCTGGACGACTTAGGGCGCAAGGAGGGTTGGTGGCAGCTTTTAGCACCATTGCCGGAGAAGGTCGGATATGCCGCGGGCGCTGTGGTGGAGGAAGGACGGTACACCGACAACAAGCGGACTGGCATCTGGCGTCACTACTGGCCCAATGGCAAAGTGAAGAGCGAGATCACCTATGCGAAGGGACTTCCCAGAGGCAGCTACATCACCTATTTCGAGGACGGAACAAAGGAAGAACAAGGCGCGTGGGACCTGGACCGGAATACCGGCACGTTCAAGCGTTGGCATCCCAATGGCCGGTTGTCGCAGGAATTCATCTTCGACCAGTATGGCACACGCGACGGCGAGCAGAAGTACTACCACGAGAACGGGCAATTGGAGGCCGATGTCACCGTGAAGCAGGGCAGGGAAGAGGGTAAGTTGAAGCGCTACTATGCCAATGGTGAATTGGAGGAAACGGTGGATTTCGCCGGAGGCCGGGCCGATCAGGCTTCCTTCAAGAGCTATCGCCCTAAGCAGCGGGTACCGGAGCCCAAGCCCGATAAGGCGTCCTTGGCGGCACCGGCCAAGACCGCACAAGAGACCACAAACGCCACGGATTTCCGGGCGGAGGGCTGGAACACCTTGTACAATAACGAACATCGCCTGTCCCAACAGGGCGAGTACCGTAAAGGACGACTGTGGAACGGTAAGGTGTATAAGTATGACCGGAACGGCCTCCTTTATAAGGTGGAAGTGTACGTGGAGGGGAAATATGCCGGCAAGGCCCAGATGACCGAGGATGATCTGTGATCCAGCGGATCACGGACGCTGCATGCCAAACAAATTAAACACCCTGTAAGTAGCCTGTTCGGGAATTCATGTTCTTGACCATCACACACTGCTACATTTGCCGCCTCCATGTTCAAGGCATGGCTCTTCCACCAAAAAAAACCCGAAAAACCACCAATGGCAAAGTCGACAACTGCGGCCACCAAGGCAGTGGACGCGTTCATGGCCTATGTAAAGGCCAAAAACACCAATGAGCCTGAATTTTTACAAGCCGTGCATGAAGTGGCCGAAATGGTCATCCCCTTCATCGAGGCCAACCCCAAGTACAAGGGCAAAATGCTCCTTGAGCGCATGGTGGAACCCGAGCGAACGATCATTTTCCGCGTGCCTTGGGTGGACGATAAAGGCAACACGCAGGTGAACCGCGCCTTCCGCATCGAGTTCAACAGCGCCATCGGACCTTACAAGGGCGGCTTGCGCTTCCATCCCAGCGTGAACCTCAGCATCTTGAAATTCCTCGGGTTCGAGCAGACGTTCAAGAACAGCCTCACCACCCTGCCCATGGGCGGCGGCAAAGGCGGCAGCGATTTCGACCCTAAAGGCAAAAGCGACGGTGAGGTGATGCGCTTCTGCCAAAGCCTGATGAGCGAACTGTTCCGCCACATCGGCCCTGACACCGACGTGCCCGCAGGCGACATCGGTGTGGGCGGCCGCGAGATCGGGTACATGTTCGGCCAGTACAAGCGCTTGGCGAACGAGTTCACCGGCGTCCTTACCGGCAAAGGCGCCTCTTGGGGCGGTTCCTTGATCCGTCCGGAGGCCACCGGATACGGCTGCGTGTATTTCGCGAACGAAATGCTGGGACGCAACAAGAGCAGCTTCAAAGGCAAGATCGTGGCGGTGAGCGGCAGCGGCAACGTGGCCCAGTACGCAATTGAAAAGGCCACGCAGTTCGGGGCCAAAGTGGTCAGCGCAAGCGACAGTGACGGCAGCATCTACGACCCCACGGGGATCACCAAGGAGAAGCTTGCTTTCCTCATGGAGCTAAAGAACGTGAAGCGCGGGCGCATAGAGGAATACGCCAAGAAATTCAAAGGCAGTAAGTATGTGAAGGGCGCCCGGGTGTGGGACGTAGTGGCCAAGTGCGATGTGGCCCTGCCCTGCGCCACACAGAACGAACTGGACCTTAACAACGCAAAGGCGCTGATCAAGAAAGGGGTCAAGTATGTGGCCGAAGGGGCCAACATGCCCACAACTCCGGATGCGATCGAGGCCTTCCACGCAGCAAAAGTGTATTTCGCTCCCGGAAAGGCCAGCAACGCCGGTGGCGTGGCCACCAGCGGTCTTGAAATGAGCCAGAACAGCTTACGCCTGGCCTGGACCCGCGATGAGGTTGACGCCAAGCTCCACGCCATCATGAAGAACATCCACGCCGCCTGCGTGAAACATGGCCAGGAAGGCAACCACGTGAACTATGTGAAAGGTGCCAACATCGCCGGATTCGTGAAGGTCGCGGATGCCATGCTGGACCAAGGGGTGGTGTAAGCCGAAGAGTTTGTAGAACGAAAAAGCCCCGGAACTTCCGGGGCTTTTTCGTTCCAAGGCGGGTGCTCAGCAGAATTCGCTGTACACCATCTTCAGGTGCTCCGCGATCATCTCCGCACTGCGGCCTTCGATGTGGTGGCGTTCCACGAAATGCACCAGCTTACCGTCCTTGAACAGGGCGATGCTGGGGCTGCTTGGCGGGTAGGGGAGGAAGTGCTTGCGGGCCTGCATCACTGCGTCGGTGTCCACACCGGCGAACACGGTGGTGAGGTGGTCGGGACGCTTGTCGCCTTTCAGCGAGGCCTTCACGCCGGGACGGCAGGCGCCTGCCGCACATCCGCAGACGCTGTTCACGACGCACAGCACCGTGCCGGACTGCTTGAACGCGGTATCCACTTGCGCGGGGGTCTTCAATTCGGTGAACCCCACTTCGGTGAGGTCGGCGACCATGGGGGCGGTCAGTTCTTCTGGGTACATGTGTTGATGGGGCTAGTGTGAAGAGAAAGTGCCTACCCTACCAGGATGGCACGCGTAGGTGCAAAGATACTTTCCATGGGGATGAACCACCGTGACCTCCGTCAGCTTTGCCCGCCTGCCGCAGATCGTTGCTTGCCCCGTTGTACCGTACGGGCTAATTTGCGGGCTTGATCTTCAAGATATGCGCTTTTCTTTCCACCTGCTCCTCCTCGCGGCCCTCTCCTTCTTCACTTCACCCACAAAGGCACAAGAGCGCTCCAAGGAGCCTTCGGAGCTGGTGCGTGCCCGTTTGGTCGACAATGGATACAAAGCTGACGACCTTGCGGACCTGTTGGTCAAAGACCATTACCGCGACGCCCATAACGGGGTGGAGCATACTTTCCTGCGCCAGCGTTGGCACGGCATCGAGGTGTTCAATGGCGACATCGCGGTGCATCAGGCGGCTGACGGCCGTGTGATCGCGATGAACAACGGGGCTTGGGCCTTTTGCGGAAAGACGGCTGAAGCGCCTGAGCCCATGATCAGCGCGGAACAGGCACTGGCGAACGTATTGCGCAAGGACCTTCCCTCCGCCACGGTCCCTTCCTTGGTGTCGTCCGAGGACGGAGGGCAAAAGCTCGTGTACGATGGAACAGCCTTCAGTGGGGAACCGGTCAATGTCCAATTGATGTACCTGCCATCGGACAAGACCTTGCGTCTGGTCTGGAACGTCAATTACTACCAACCCGGCGGGGCGCATTGGTGGAGCGTGCGCATCAGCGCGAACACTGGCGAGGAACTGGACCGCAACGATTGGGTGAGCCAGTGCGGGTTCGATGAGATCATGAATAAAAGGGCGCACGATGAAGCCCCGGCACCCCCGATGATGCCTGCCGCGCCGAACGACTATAACGTCTATCCCGCTCCGTTGGAAAGCCCGAACCACGGTTCCCGTGCCATACGCAATGCACCTTGGACCGCCGCAGGCATTGCCTCACCGTACGGTTGGCACGATACCAACGGGTCGGCGGGCGCCGAGTACACCATCACCCGAGGCAATAACGTGCTGGCGCAGGAGGATGCCAACGGTAACGACGGGACCGGCTATAGCCCGGACGGCGGCGCCACATTGGATTTCGACTTCCCCATCAATTTATCACAGGAACCGGTCAATTACCAGGATGCCGCCCTGACCAACCTGTTCTACTGGAACAACATGATGCACGACGTGTGGTACCAGTACGGTTTCGATGACGTGAGCGGGAATTTTCAAGAGAACAACTATGGACGTGGTGGTGCCGGCGGAGACTACGTACTGGCGGACGGGCAGGACGGTATCGGCACGAACAACGCCAATTTCGGCACGCCCCCCGATGGCAGCAAGCCGAGGATGCAGATGTTCCTGTGGAACAGCACCTCGCCTAAGCGGGATGGTGACCTGGACAATGGTGTCATTGCGCATGAATACGGCCATGGCATCAGTAACCGTCTGGTCGGCGGACCGTCCAACGTGAATTGCTTGAACAACGCCGAACAAATGGGTGAGGGCTGGAGCGATTTTTTCGGATTGATGATGACCATGGAACCGGGGGACGCCCGCACGGACGCACGTGGTATCGGCACCTACGTGATCGGAGAGCCAGTGACCGGCCTGGGGATCCGCCCCGCCCCGTATTCCACTTCCTTCGGGGTGAACAGCTTCACCTACGCCGATACCGAGGACCCCTCCTACCAATACTCCCATGCCATCGGCTTCATCTGGTGTACCATGCTGTGGGAAATGACCTGGGACCTGGTGGACCAGTACGGTTTCGACCCGGACCTGTACAACGGGACCGGCGGGAACAACATCGCCATGCAATTGGTGATCGACGGCCTGAAGCTCACCGCTTGCAGCCCGGGTTTCGTGGACGGCAGGGACGCCATCCTCCAGGCCGATGCGCTGAACAACGGCGGGGCCAACCAGAGCCTCATCTGGTCCGCTTTCGCCAGGCGTGGACTGGGTTATGGTGCCAGCCAAGGCAGCTCGAACAGTTTGAACGACCAGACCGAGGCCTACAACCTGCCCCTGCAGAATGACATCGGCATCGCTCAGGTCCTTACTCCGGGAGCTGGTGACTTCTTCACCTGCGGCAGCACCCCTGTCACCGTCAGTGCCCAACTGCGCAACTTCGGTATTCTACCGCAAAGCGGCTTCACCGTGCGCTACTCCTTGGACGGTGCGCCCTTCGTAAGCCAAGCCTATTCGGGAACCTTGGCGGCCGGTGCTACCGAGACGTTCACCTTCACCCAGCCGGTGCTGCTCACATCCACCGGCGCTCATACATTGACGGTGGGGACCGTGCTTTCCGGTGATGAGTATCCCGGTGATGACGAAGCCAGCAACGCGCTCAATGGGGTGGTGGGTACCACCGTGGCCGCGCCACTTTCAGAGGATGTGGAAGGCGGTTCCGCCACGCCCGCAGGATGGACCCTCCAGAACCCGGACAATGCGACGACCTGGACCACCGCTACCTTGGCCGATGGCGCGGATTGCTCCTCCACCACGGCCTGGGCGATCAACAATTACAGCTACAATTCCTCGGGGCAGGAGGACCGGCTGGTCACGCCCATGATCGACCTCTCCGGGTCCTCCAACAACCACCTCACCTTCGATCATGCCTATGCGCGGTATAGTTCTTCCTATTACGATGCCTTCCGCGTGGATGTCAGCATGGATTGCGGGAACAGCTGGAACAACCTCTACAACGCGTCCGGAAGTGCTTTGGCCACCGCCGCGGACAATACTTCCAGCACTTGGGTGCCGGCGGACTGCTCCGAATGGGCTTCGCACGACTTGGATCTGAGCGCCTACGACGGGGAGGTCATCCTGCTCCGCTTCGTCAACATCAATGGCTACGGTCAACACTTGTACTTCGATAACGTGAACGTGTCCGGCACGGCCGGGGCTTCCGTGTCCGTACGCATGTATTTAGACGGCTGTTACAACACCACCGAACACCGGATGGACGACCAGTTGCGCACAAATAGCCTGTTGCCCGCCACCGAACCGTACTCCGTGTTGGGCTTCACGCTTACCGGGGGAGGAGGTGAAACGGCAGGAAGCGGTTTATTGGCCGCGACAGGAGACGATGCCATCGTGGACTGGGTGATCGTTGAACTGCGCTCCAGTGGCACGCCGGGCCAGATCGTGGAGGCCCATTGTGCCCTGCTGCAGCGTGATGGGGACGTGGTGGCCGCTGATGGTGGGTCGGCGTTGCACTTTGCAGCACCGGTCGGCGACTACTACATCGCCGTGAGGCATCGGAACCACTTGGGTTGCATGTCGGCGACAACGCGAACACTTTCAGCCACCCCCACTTTGGTCGACTTCAGCCTGAGCTCAACCGCCACATACGGCACGGATGCACGCCGCACCAGGGACGGGAAGCTGCTGCTCTGGTCCGGCAATGTCGTGCGCGATGGTGCCCTACGCTATACCGGCACGGGCAATGACCGCGATCCGATCCTGACGACCATCGGTCAAAGCGTGCCCTCGGCGACGACGACAGGATATGAGCCCAGCGACGTGAACTTGGACGGGGTGGTGAAATACACCGGTTCTAACAACGACCGGGATGCGATCCTTCAGAGCATCGGGGGGGCCACCCCCACCGACGCACGCACGGAACAACTGCCGTAGCATGAACGGCCCGGAAATGCCCGGACCACTTTTAATACCAATTCGTCACACAGATCCGTCCGATCCACTCGCTCTTTTCCGCCCATGCTTCTCCAGAAAATGGTTCCGTAGCTATGGCTATGCAACATTTTTCTGTATCGCCTGGCCGAAAATTGCTTCGCGGTTTTAGTCGTATCCATATGACGAAATGGTATAAGGACGATCGGTAGAGGCGGGCAGCCGTTCCGGGCGCACGGGTTTCAACCTTGCGCGGACCGGAATTCCTTGATGAAGCCCACGATCCGCTTCCGGAAGAACAGGAAGAGGAGGATGTAGGGCACGGTCATCATGAACAGGATGCCCTTGTTCAAGCCTGCTCCCACGGCCTGACTTCCGCCATAGACGTTGCCCCCGGGCTGCGTTTCCGCCACGGCTTTGCACATGGAACAGCCCTGCGCCCAGACATCGGCAGGCAGGAACACCACCACCAAGAAGGTGGCAATGGGCAACAGGCGGCGGAAGATCATCGATACAAAGGTAATCGCGGTGGGACCGTCTTCTCCGAGGTTCAGTAGTACGGAGCGCACATCAGATAGACCAATACCCCCGTGATGCTCACATAAAGCCACAGGGGCAGGGTCCAGCGGGCGATCTTCCGGTGCTTGGCGAAACGTCCGCTAAGGGCCCTGATCAAGGTGATCAGCACCAGAGGAGCGATGGCCACCGCCAGGATGATGTGCGAGATCAATACCGGATAGTAGATCCAGCCCAGCGCCCCGCCATACTTCACCGAAGGGAAGCTGCCGTGCTGTACCACATAGCTGACGAGGAAGAGCGCGCTGAGCCCCACTGCCGTCAACATCAGTCGTTGGTGCAGAAGAATATTCTTCCTGAGGATGGCGCGCCAAGCGGCGATCAGTGCAAGGGCGGCCATGCCGTTCAGCACGGCGTTCACCTTGGGCAGGGTGGAAGGGGAGAGCCCGCCCACCACGATCATCTTCGGGCCGAGATAGAGGAAGGTGATGACCCCGACGAGCAGGATACTGAGGGTCCAGGCGAAGGTCTTGCCTTGGCGATCGGTCATGGAGGCCATGATCACCGGCCAGATGGCTTGTCCTCCTGCCGAGCCCGTGCCTTTTCCTCCAGCAAGAGCATCTTCAGGTCCGTCAAGAGGTCGCGCATGGCCTCGGTGTCCGTCCCGTCAAACATCCCCCGGATGTGGTGGCGCTTGTCCACGAGCACGAACTGGGGGGAGTGTACGAACTGCTCCGCTGCGGAACTGTCCTTGCTCGCGCTGAGCAGGTAGCCCAGATTGCCTTGCCTATAAATGTCCGGGGCGTTGCCGGTGAGGAATTTCCATCGGGTGGGGTCCGCCTCCAAGCGCTTGGCGTATGCTTTCAGCACGGTGGGCGTATCGTGCTCAGGGTCCACGGTGTGGCTGAGGAAGAGCACGTCCTTGTAGGAGGGGTCGTCCAATTGAAGCTGCAATTGCTGCATCTGGACGCTCATGCGGGGGCAGATGCTGGTGCACCGAGTGAAGAAAAAGTCCACGATCAACACCTTCCCCTCGATGTCCTTGTCGGTGAAAGGCTCACCGTCCTCGTCAATGAAATGGAACGAAGGCACCGTGAAGTAGGTGGTGTCCCCAGAGGCGTGTACCTCGCGCTCACCGAGGTAGGGCAGGTAAGTGTAGTGGCTCTTGGAGCCCCAAAAGAGAAATATCGCCCCGGGTATCAGTACCAACAAAAGGAGCAATAGGGCGGCCTTCTTGCCTTTGCCAGCCGGTTCCGGTCCTTGTCTCACAGGAAATTCATCAGTGCCTCATGGATGTAATTGGACTCCCAGATGGCGATGAAAATGAGGTAGAGGAGAAAGAGGGCGTACGGCAAGAGGATCATGCTGCGGATGTTCCTACGCTCGTCGCCCAAGTGCATGAAGGACATCACGATGTACGTGGCTTTCACCAAGGTGAGAACGATGAAGGTCCATTTCACCCAATGCCAGGACCCCGGCATCCATGTGCGCCAGAACACGCCTAAAAGCACCTCGAATGTGGTGATCACAGAAAGGAGGATGGTGACGAAGAGGATCTTCTTGCGGATCGACCTGCCTTCCTCCTCGCTGTGGCCTGCGTCCAAGCTGTATTCGATGATGTCGTCGCGTTCCATGTAAACCGCCGTAGCCCGGCGAAGGTGTTGGTTTATTCAGTTAGGTCAGGCCAAGGCGTTTTGGTCACACGAGATAGAAGAAGGTGAAGACGAACACCCACACAAGATCCACGAAGTGCCAGTAGAGACCGGCTTTCTCCACCATTTCATAGTGGCCGCGCCGATGGAACACGCCCTTGATCACCATGATGAGGACGATGAGGTTGATGATCACTCCGCTGAAGACGTGGAATCCGTGGAAGCCGGTGATGAAGAAGAAGAAATTAGCATAGGAGGGCGGGCCATACTCATTCTCGGTCATGTTCGCGCCGCTGGTGACATGCACGGCGTTCTGGTAGAGTTTGTAGGCTTCGGGGCCTCTCAACACCTCTTCCGAGCGCGTGCTGCCAAGGGTCATGGCGAACGTGGCGGGATCATAGGTCTCGCCATGGTGCAGGTTCTCCTCCAAGAAGGCGGTCCGCCCGTCGGCCAGGGTGACGCGGGCATTGCTCCCGTGGATGAAGTGGGCCCACTCGTAGGCCTGTGAACCCACGAAGAACAGGCCGCCCAGCACGGTGAGGAAGAGCCATTTCACCACGCCCTTCTTGTCCATACGGTGCCCCGCCTCCACGGCCAGCACCATGGTGACGGAGCTGATGATGAGGATGAAGGTCATCAGGGCCACGTACATCAGGGGCATGTTGCCCGAAATACCGGGGAACTTGCTGAAGACATACTCGCCCACGGGCCATTCCATGCCGGGAAGCAGTGAATGGCGTGCGAAGCCGTACGATACCAACAGACCGCTGAAGGTAAGGGCGTCGGACACGAGGAAGAACCAGATCATCAACTTCCCGTAGCTCACGCTGAACGGGGAGCGGCCGCCGCCCCATAGGACGTCGTTGCTCAAGGTTTTGGATGCGTCTCCTGACATGGGAAGTATTTCGGTGGCAATGTTAGTGAACGTAGGCCAAGAACAAAAGCAGGTAGACCCAGAGGCCCGCCAAAAAGTGCCAGAAGATAGTGCCCGCCCACAAACCTTGGTGATCTTCCCGGCCATAGCGGCCCAGAAGTGCCTTGACCGACATCACCAGCAGGGCGATGAGCCCGCCGATGATGTGGGCGAAGTGGGCATAGGTGAGCACAAAGAAATAGGAGCTGGCGGCATTCATGGACTCGTCCATTTCGGCGTTCAACGGACGGGTGAAGGCCTTATCATCCGGCAGGTAATACAGGTCGCCGTTCTTCACCAGGGTCAGGCCGCGGCGCTCGATGGTGTAATCGGTCCCATAAACCTCGTTCACGTTCTTCAGGCGGCTCGCCAAGGCATATCCGTCCTTCAGCAATGCCCCCCAGCCCTTGAGCTGGCTGGCGCTGAAGCCGAGACCAAGGGCCAAGGTGATCAACACCCACGGTGCGACGGAGCGTTTACGGTCCTTTCGGGCCTGTACCAAGGCCATGTGGATGGTGAGACTGCTGATGATGATGATGCCGGTGCTCCACCAAAAGATCTCCGGCAGCCGGAAATTCACCCAATACTCGGAGCCGCCTTTGCTCACCATATAGGCGCTCGTGAGCCCGGCAAAGAACATCACGATGGAGAAG
Coding sequences:
- a CDS encoding toxin-antitoxin system YwqK family antitoxin — its product is MRSFKPSIPVIFGLILLFAGQVVAAQVNTSSAPDTLNRLDDLGRKEGWWQLLAPLPEKVGYAAGAVVEEGRYTDNKRTGIWRHYWPNGKVKSEITYAKGLPRGSYITYFEDGTKEEQGAWDLDRNTGTFKRWHPNGRLSQEFIFDQYGTRDGEQKYYHENGQLEADVTVKQGREEGKLKRYYANGELEETVDFAGGRADQASFKSYRPKQRVPEPKPDKASLAAPAKTAQETTNATDFRAEGWNTLYNNEHRLSQQGEYRKGRLWNGKVYKYDRNGLLYKVEVYVEGKYAGKAQMTEDDL
- the gdhA gene encoding NADP-specific glutamate dehydrogenase; the protein is MAKSTTAATKAVDAFMAYVKAKNTNEPEFLQAVHEVAEMVIPFIEANPKYKGKMLLERMVEPERTIIFRVPWVDDKGNTQVNRAFRIEFNSAIGPYKGGLRFHPSVNLSILKFLGFEQTFKNSLTTLPMGGGKGGSDFDPKGKSDGEVMRFCQSLMSELFRHIGPDTDVPAGDIGVGGREIGYMFGQYKRLANEFTGVLTGKGASWGGSLIRPEATGYGCVYFANEMLGRNKSSFKGKIVAVSGSGNVAQYAIEKATQFGAKVVSASDSDGSIYDPTGITKEKLAFLMELKNVKRGRIEEYAKKFKGSKYVKGARVWDVVAKCDVALPCATQNELDLNNAKALIKKGVKYVAEGANMPTTPDAIEAFHAAKVYFAPGKASNAGGVATSGLEMSQNSLRLAWTRDEVDAKLHAIMKNIHAACVKHGQEGNHVNYVKGANIAGFVKVADAMLDQGVV
- a CDS encoding BrxA/BrxB family bacilliredoxin, giving the protein MYPEELTAPMVADLTEVGFTELKTPAQVDTAFKQSGTVLCVVNSVCGCAAGACRPGVKASLKGDKRPDHLTTVFAGVDTDAVMQARKHFLPYPPSSPSIALFKDGKLVHFVERHHIEGRSAEMIAEHLKMVYSEFC
- a CDS encoding M36 family metallopeptidase is translated as MRFSFHLLLLAALSFFTSPTKAQERSKEPSELVRARLVDNGYKADDLADLLVKDHYRDAHNGVEHTFLRQRWHGIEVFNGDIAVHQAADGRVIAMNNGAWAFCGKTAEAPEPMISAEQALANVLRKDLPSATVPSLVSSEDGGQKLVYDGTAFSGEPVNVQLMYLPSDKTLRLVWNVNYYQPGGAHWWSVRISANTGEELDRNDWVSQCGFDEIMNKRAHDEAPAPPMMPAAPNDYNVYPAPLESPNHGSRAIRNAPWTAAGIASPYGWHDTNGSAGAEYTITRGNNVLAQEDANGNDGTGYSPDGGATLDFDFPINLSQEPVNYQDAALTNLFYWNNMMHDVWYQYGFDDVSGNFQENNYGRGGAGGDYVLADGQDGIGTNNANFGTPPDGSKPRMQMFLWNSTSPKRDGDLDNGVIAHEYGHGISNRLVGGPSNVNCLNNAEQMGEGWSDFFGLMMTMEPGDARTDARGIGTYVIGEPVTGLGIRPAPYSTSFGVNSFTYADTEDPSYQYSHAIGFIWCTMLWEMTWDLVDQYGFDPDLYNGTGGNNIAMQLVIDGLKLTACSPGFVDGRDAILQADALNNGGANQSLIWSAFARRGLGYGASQGSSNSLNDQTEAYNLPLQNDIGIAQVLTPGAGDFFTCGSTPVTVSAQLRNFGILPQSGFTVRYSLDGAPFVSQAYSGTLAAGATETFTFTQPVLLTSTGAHTLTVGTVLSGDEYPGDDEASNALNGVVGTTVAAPLSEDVEGGSATPAGWTLQNPDNATTWTTATLADGADCSSTTAWAINNYSYNSSGQEDRLVTPMIDLSGSSNNHLTFDHAYARYSSSYYDAFRVDVSMDCGNSWNNLYNASGSALATAADNTSSTWVPADCSEWASHDLDLSAYDGEVILLRFVNINGYGQHLYFDNVNVSGTAGASVSVRMYLDGCYNTTEHRMDDQLRTNSLLPATEPYSVLGFTLTGGGGETAGSGLLAATGDDAIVDWVIVELRSSGTPGQIVEAHCALLQRDGDVVAADGGSALHFAAPVGDYYIAVRHRNHLGCMSATTRTLSATPTLVDFSLSSTATYGTDARRTRDGKLLLWSGNVVRDGALRYTGTGNDRDPILTTIGQSVPSATTTGYEPSDVNLDGVVKYTGSNNDRDAILQSIGGATPTDARTEQLP
- a CDS encoding DUF420 domain-containing protein, producing MASMTDRQGKTFAWTLSILLVGVITFLYLGPKMIVVGGLSPSTLPKVNAVLNGMAALALIAAWRAILRKNILLHQRLMLTAVGLSALFLVSYVVQHGSFPSVKYGGALGWIYYPVLISHIILAVAIAPLVLITLIRALSGRFAKHRKIARWTLPLWLYVSITGVLVYLMCAPYY
- a CDS encoding SCO family protein encodes the protein MRQGPEPAGKGKKAALLLLLLVLIPGAIFLFWGSKSHYTYLPYLGEREVHASGDTTYFTVPSFHFIDEDGEPFTDKDIEGKVLIVDFFFTRCTSICPRMSVQMQQLQLQLDDPSYKDVLFLSHTVDPEHDTPTVLKAYAKRLEADPTRWKFLTGNAPDIYRQGNLGYLLSASKDSSAAEQFVHSPQFVLVDKRHHIRGMFDGTDTEAMRDLLTDLKMLLLEEKARARQEDKPSGR
- a CDS encoding cytochrome C oxidase subunit IV family protein, translated to MERDDIIEYSLDAGHSEEEGRSIRKKILFVTILLSVITTFEVLLGVFWRTWMPGSWHWVKWTFIVLTLVKATYIVMSFMHLGDERRNIRSMILLPYALFLLYLIFIAIWESNYIHEALMNFL
- a CDS encoding cytochrome c oxidase subunit 3, with the protein product MSGDASKTLSNDVLWGGGRSPFSVSYGKLMIWFFLVSDALTFSGLLVSYGFARHSLLPGMEWPVGEYVFSKFPGISGNMPLMYVALMTFILIISSVTMVLAVEAGHRMDKKGVVKWLFLTVLGGLFFVGSQAYEWAHFIHGSNARVTLADGRTAFLEENLHHGETYDPATFAMTLGSTRSEEVLRGPEAYKLYQNAVHVTSGANMTENEYGPPSYANFFFFITGFHGFHVFSGVIINLIVLIMVIKGVFHRRGHYEMVEKAGLYWHFVDLVWVFVFTFFYLV
- a CDS encoding cytochrome c oxidase subunit 3 → MSEQEETAERKARMIKAKRNLTFLMLFSIVMFFAGLTSAYMVSKGGSEYWVNFRLPEIFWWSTGIIIISSLTIHMALVQARKDRKRSVAPWVLITLALGLGFSASQLKGWGALLKDGYALASRLKNVNEVYGTDYTIERRGLTLVKNGDLYYLPDDKAFTRPLNAEMDESMNAASSYFFVLTYAHFAHIIGGLIALLVMSVKALLGRYGREDHQGLWAGTIFWHFLAGLWVYLLLFLAYVH